The following are encoded together in the Janthinobacterium sp. Marseille genome:
- a CDS encoding response regulator transcription factor: MLRILMADDHALMREGLKHLFSVVGGIDVVAEASTGPQVFELLRRTDVDLILLDMTMPGISGATLIHHIRSQKTAPNILVLSMHDEVQFARRALDAGASGYITKDTDPQTLIDAIHRVAEGGRFISRGLAEEMLFDHGTRARPSHELLSTREYEIFQLLVHGRGVNEIADELSISNKTVSTHKTRLMEKMKCENVSQLIRYAIAHGMLE; the protein is encoded by the coding sequence ATGTTGCGTATTCTAATGGCAGATGACCACGCATTGATGCGCGAAGGACTGAAGCATCTTTTTTCGGTTGTCGGAGGAATTGATGTAGTTGCAGAAGCCTCTACAGGGCCCCAAGTTTTTGAGTTGTTACGTCGAACTGACGTTGATCTCATCTTGCTGGATATGACGATGCCGGGAATTAGCGGTGCAACATTGATCCATCACATCCGGTCCCAAAAAACAGCGCCAAACATCCTTGTACTAAGCATGCATGACGAGGTTCAGTTTGCAAGAAGGGCACTAGATGCCGGGGCATCTGGGTACATAACAAAGGACACGGACCCGCAGACATTGATCGATGCAATCCATCGAGTTGCTGAGGGTGGCAGATTCATCAGCCGTGGGCTCGCTGAGGAAATGTTGTTTGACCATGGCACCAGAGCCAGACCTTCGCATGAACTGCTCTCCACTCGGGAATACGAAATTTTTCAATTGCTGGTACATGGCCGTGGCGTCAATGAAATAGCGGATGAACTCTCGATTAGCAACAAAACAGTCAGCACCCATAAGACCAGATTGATGGAGAAGATGAAATGCGAAAACGTTTCACAGCTGATTAGATATGCGATAGCCCACGGAATGCTCGAGTAA